One Deltaproteobacteria bacterium genomic window carries:
- a CDS encoding aminoglycoside phosphotransferase family protein yields the protein MNPERLKHIFDRFRLGEPLQLELARGGKIHETFLARTSRGWFVIQELKPPFNHLTALDAYAVTAHLIGAGFPAPEIFLTDRREPFYSDASGVYRVMRRMPGHVRETLTSPSMAFEAGIMTGRLHSVLKDIDYVPQFHLEGFHDPAFLVQKLLDTARKDPPKATPVAGFIERFRQEVPKYLPSKELPKRPIHGDLKVSNFLWDQEGRPCALLDFDTFMLGAYPVEMADAFRSWCGKKDGPEGRRFDQSLFDAAWRGYRETAPSWTREETAALLHALPLIFLELGVRYLIDYFEETFFSWDPSRYSSRSEHNLHRMTRQWALFDEILSKRTVLEEVLNLRRAL from the coding sequence ATGAATCCCGAACGCCTTAAGCATATATTCGACCGATTCCGGCTCGGGGAACCGCTTCAGTTGGAACTCGCCCGGGGCGGCAAGATACACGAGACCTTTCTGGCTCGGACAAGCCGGGGCTGGTTCGTGATCCAGGAGCTGAAACCGCCTTTCAACCATCTAACCGCCCTGGACGCCTATGCCGTAACGGCTCACCTGATCGGGGCCGGATTCCCGGCTCCCGAGATCTTCCTGACGGATCGGAGGGAGCCGTTTTATAGCGACGCTTCCGGTGTGTATCGCGTTATGCGGAGGATGCCCGGACACGTTCGGGAAACGCTGACCTCCCCTTCCATGGCGTTCGAAGCCGGTATCATGACGGGCCGATTGCATTCGGTATTGAAAGACATCGACTACGTTCCGCAATTTCATCTGGAAGGCTTTCACGACCCGGCGTTCCTGGTTCAAAAACTGCTGGATACGGCTCGCAAGGATCCGCCAAAGGCAACACCGGTGGCGGGCTTCATCGAACGTTTCCGTCAGGAAGTGCCCAAGTACCTCCCAAGCAAGGAACTCCCGAAACGTCCCATTCATGGCGACCTGAAGGTATCCAACTTCCTGTGGGATCAGGAAGGGCGACCTTGCGCCCTCCTCGATTTTGACACGTTTATGCTGGGAGCCTATCCTGTTGAAATGGCGGATGCGTTTCGTTCCTGGTGCGGGAAAAAGGACGGGCCGGAAGGACGTCGTTTTGACCAGAGCCTGTTCGACGCCGCCTGGCGGGGCTACAGGGAGACGGCCCCGAGCTGGACGCGAGAGGAAACAGCGGCTCTTTTACACGCTTTGCCTCTCATTTTTCTGGAGCTGGGCGTCCGGTACTTGATCGACTACTTCGAGGAAACCTTCTTTTCCTGGGATCCTTCGCGCTATTCGAGCAGATCGGAACACAACCTTCATCGTATGACCCGGCAGTGGGCATTGTTCGACGAAATTCTGAGCAAACGCACTGTGCTGGAAGAAGTGTTGAATTTGCGCAGGGCGTTATGA
- a CDS encoding PilZ domain-containing protein translates to MDEKRRSVRIEAIYLFSADGENRTPLPGFNVGRTLDVSRGGIAIEMAQEIPPGAKLIMDIGVGEHIVEAQCEVVYCVRLDNGMVRLGAAFTSISSEDQDILLESV, encoded by the coding sequence ATGGATGAAAAGCGCAGGTCTGTTCGAATCGAAGCCATTTACCTGTTCTCCGCGGACGGAGAAAATCGGACTCCTCTTCCCGGTTTCAACGTAGGTCGAACTCTGGATGTAAGCCGGGGCGGAATCGCAATCGAAATGGCGCAGGAGATCCCTCCGGGCGCCAAACTGATCATGGATATCGGAGTCGGGGAGCACATAGTGGAAGCTCAATGCGAAGTGGTCTATTGCGTACGACTGGACAACGGAATGGTTCGCCTGGGCGCCGCCTTCACAAGCATCAGCTCCGAGGACCAGGACATCCTCCTGGAATCGGTGTAA
- a CDS encoding NDP-sugar synthase yields MKAEPEGAVENAIVLAAGYGERLKPLSLVRPKPLVPLLNRPLLDWVLDYLFSSGIRSAAVNAHHLWECIRDYTNRSLRDRADVTLIHEPVILGTGGGIKNCARHLAGDGPFLVMNADVVTDLDLGAMASSHVRSGAPATLALHDLPRFNSVSVSGDRITAFAGRSTAGVKDSRLLAFTGIHLIERDLLADIPEGKVDIISVYRTLIDRGAPIHAFISSDLYWEDLGSLDDYRRVHKELLCGRRRPKFNMAPGRGLTFPYGKTWPQNGVTFEGWACVGQDAVLGRGCHIADSLLWNGVRVDAGVQIRDCIVTDGATVSRDISGRNLIHWNCAKR; encoded by the coding sequence TTGAAAGCCGAGCCGGAGGGCGCCGTGGAAAACGCCATTGTACTGGCCGCCGGCTACGGCGAGCGCCTGAAGCCGTTGAGCCTCGTGCGGCCAAAGCCATTGGTGCCTTTGTTGAACCGCCCGCTGCTGGATTGGGTGTTGGACTATCTTTTCAGTTCAGGAATCCGCTCGGCGGCCGTGAATGCCCACCATCTATGGGAGTGTATCAGGGACTACACAAACCGCTCGCTTCGAGATCGAGCGGATGTGACTCTGATACATGAACCGGTCATTCTGGGCACCGGAGGAGGCATTAAAAACTGCGCGCGCCATCTTGCCGGGGACGGCCCCTTCCTGGTGATGAACGCGGACGTAGTCACCGATCTGGACCTGGGCGCGATGGCGTCCAGCCATGTTCGAAGCGGTGCGCCGGCGACATTGGCATTGCACGACCTGCCCCGTTTCAACTCCGTTTCGGTTTCGGGCGACCGCATCACCGCCTTTGCCGGCCGGTCCACGGCCGGTGTGAAAGACTCGAGGCTTCTCGCTTTTACCGGAATCCATCTCATCGAGCGAGATTTGCTGGCGGACATACCCGAAGGAAAAGTGGATATCATCAGCGTGTATCGGACATTGATCGACCGGGGGGCGCCTATACACGCCTTCATAAGCAGCGACCTGTACTGGGAGGATCTGGGCAGCCTGGACGATTATCGACGAGTACATAAGGAATTGCTGTGTGGCCGGCGACGTCCCAAATTCAACATGGCCCCCGGCCGCGGGCTGACTTTTCCTTATGGTAAAACTTGGCCGCAAAACGGGGTGACCTTCGAGGGCTGGGCGTGCGTGGGTCAGGACGCCGTTCTCGGGCGCGGCTGTCATATCGCCGATTCTCTCCTGTGGAACGGCGTACGTGTAGACGCGGGAGTCCAAATTCGCGACTGCATTGTCACCGACGGCGCCACTGTTTCCCGGGATATCTCGGGTCGCAACCTGATCCATTGGAACTGTGCAAAGCGATGA
- the amrS gene encoding AmmeMemoRadiSam system radical SAM enzyme: MTRRQVMKLGLCGAASAMLSFDPASAQDDFDFSFKKEGGVNPELYVKEARFYQKLDDGKVECRLCPRVCRIIDKERGFCGVRENRSGSYVTMVYGRACALHNDPIEKKPLYHFLPGARSLSVATPGCNIECKFCQNWQISQFRPEQVECFPAFPEDLVQAAARYNIPSIAYTYTEPVVFYEYMFDCAVRGRAFGIHSVMISNGYIQKEPMEALIPHLSAVKIDLKAFTDTFYRDFCRGGLKPVLDTLELLRRMDKWFEIVVLILPGQNDGDQEIRDMCSWVVDRLGPDVPMHFTRFYPSYKIQNLPGTPVATLERIHDIAGQCGIHYAYVGNVPGHKWNHTFCHHCQEMVVRRSGLYGVEVRLKSDGTCPHCGTRIPGIWNPPDDRQVSASRRSLP, translated from the coding sequence TTGACTCGAAGGCAAGTGATGAAGTTGGGTCTGTGCGGAGCCGCATCCGCTATGCTCTCCTTTGATCCCGCGTCGGCCCAGGACGATTTCGATTTCTCGTTCAAGAAGGAGGGAGGCGTCAATCCGGAGCTGTACGTGAAGGAAGCGCGGTTCTATCAGAAACTGGACGACGGTAAGGTGGAATGCCGTTTGTGTCCCCGTGTGTGCCGCATTATCGACAAAGAACGGGGTTTCTGCGGAGTGCGCGAGAACCGTTCGGGTTCCTATGTGACCATGGTTTACGGACGAGCATGCGCGCTGCACAACGATCCCATCGAAAAGAAACCGTTGTACCACTTCCTTCCGGGCGCCAGGTCCCTTTCAGTAGCCACGCCCGGCTGCAACATTGAATGCAAGTTTTGCCAGAATTGGCAGATTTCACAGTTCCGACCCGAACAGGTAGAGTGCTTTCCCGCCTTCCCCGAAGACCTGGTCCAGGCGGCTGCGCGATACAACATCCCTTCCATCGCATACACCTACACCGAGCCGGTCGTTTTCTACGAGTATATGTTCGACTGCGCGGTCAGAGGCCGGGCCTTCGGCATCCATTCGGTCATGATCTCGAACGGCTACATCCAAAAAGAGCCCATGGAAGCCCTGATCCCGCACCTGAGCGCCGTGAAGATCGATCTGAAAGCCTTTACCGACACCTTTTACAGGGACTTTTGCAGGGGCGGGTTGAAACCGGTTCTGGACACGCTCGAATTGCTTCGCCGTATGGATAAATGGTTCGAGATCGTGGTTCTGATCCTGCCCGGGCAGAACGACGGCGACCAGGAGATCCGTGACATGTGCTCCTGGGTGGTAGATCGGCTCGGACCCGACGTGCCCATGCATTTCACCCGTTTCTATCCTTCCTACAAGATTCAGAATCTGCCCGGCACCCCCGTCGCCACCCTGGAACGGATTCACGACATCGCCGGACAATGCGGGATTCATTATGCTTACGTAGGCAATGTTCCGGGTCACAAGTGGAACCATACCTTTTGCCATCACTGTCAGGAAATGGTCGTCCGACGATCCGGACTGTATGGAGTAGAAGTACGCCTGAAAAGCGACGGAACGTGCCCGCACTGCGGAACACGCATTCCGGGAATCTGGAATCCGCCCGACGATCGTCAGGTAAGCGCCTCCCGCAGGAGCCTGCCCTGA
- a CDS encoding hsp70 family protein, producing MDGSEDRYIIGIDLGTTNSALSFVRPEGMDQDRPPIELFRVPQLVDAGMVSTEQVLPSFLYLSGGHELPKGATSLPWRQDSSQAVGIFAREQGARVPGRLVASAKSWLCHGDVDRLAPILPWGADPAIAKVSPVDASASYLEHLKAAWNHTFAAREEEMLLENQDIILTVPASFDEAARELTVTAARKAGLHRVTLIEEPLAAFYSWLREHEQDWSNHIRPGEAVLVCDVGGGTTDFSLITLREADGSPRFERLAVSDHMMLGGDNMDLALARSVEHKLTGKVGSLDSTRWQALVHQCRQAKEAILEGREERIKVVVAGTGQKLIAGTLSDTLTKEQVERILVEGFFPLVKEGREQEDHRKGITEFGLPYAKEPAITVHLWRFLLKHTAEFKDTIGRSEPYPDLIMFNGGVFRSAVLRDRVMEAVRSWFRETADPEWDFRTLPNPNPDLAVALGASYYGMVRRGRGVRVGSGSPRAYFLGLDSEAGDHPFPRRDTKALCILERGVDEGKQFVITQHEFQVLANQPVRFDLFSSTARSGDRLGDLVEVSPDDLTQLPPLHTVIRFGKKAGETAVPVLVEVTYTEIGTLELRCRTASGSNSWRLQFDLRGVPKDQTVDAGETLDEARIEKAVSLISDAFGQSSSGSANPEKLVRELEEAIELEKESIPGPALRRLGDAILKIDDGRGPSPLHEARWLNLLGFCIRPGFGDPLDEWRIGRVWKLFGRGLRFPKDAQCRVEWWILWRRASGGLSAGQQKYLYQQLSPHLLVGTKKPKEKIRLNPQELLEMWRTAANLERLPADIRGELGGSLLAGLTPKKNSPHDWWVLSRLGARIPFYGPLDRVVSKEEVSDWVAWMIGQTWRNPDPVARAVCRLARLVGDRERDLPEKVLDSARAWMNREQINHRYIHPLEEIVSPDAEEDSLVFGESLPSGIQLRGV from the coding sequence ATGGACGGATCGGAAGACAGATACATCATAGGCATTGACCTTGGAACGACCAATTCAGCCCTTTCTTTTGTCAGACCCGAAGGAATGGACCAGGATCGTCCGCCCATCGAGCTGTTTCGTGTCCCGCAACTGGTGGATGCAGGCATGGTTTCGACGGAGCAAGTATTGCCCTCGTTCCTGTATCTGTCGGGCGGACATGAGTTGCCCAAAGGGGCCACCTCCTTACCATGGCGACAGGATTCGTCACAGGCGGTTGGAATTTTCGCGAGAGAGCAAGGCGCGCGCGTACCCGGACGTCTGGTCGCTTCGGCCAAATCCTGGTTGTGTCATGGGGACGTAGACCGACTGGCCCCCATATTGCCCTGGGGGGCGGATCCGGCGATCGCCAAGGTATCTCCCGTGGATGCTTCGGCCTCCTATCTGGAGCATTTGAAGGCGGCCTGGAACCATACGTTTGCCGCTCGTGAGGAGGAGATGCTCCTCGAGAACCAGGACATCATACTGACGGTGCCGGCTTCCTTCGACGAAGCGGCGAGGGAACTGACCGTCACCGCGGCTCGCAAAGCGGGTCTCCACCGGGTTACGCTTATCGAGGAACCGCTGGCCGCGTTCTATTCGTGGCTACGGGAACACGAGCAGGATTGGAGCAATCACATCCGTCCGGGTGAGGCTGTCCTGGTGTGCGACGTGGGGGGCGGCACGACCGACTTCTCCCTGATCACGTTACGGGAAGCCGACGGAAGCCCCCGTTTCGAGCGTCTGGCTGTCAGCGATCACATGATGCTGGGAGGCGACAACATGGATCTGGCCCTGGCCAGATCGGTGGAACACAAGCTGACCGGCAAGGTGGGCAGTCTGGACTCGACCCGGTGGCAGGCCCTGGTTCATCAGTGTCGCCAGGCCAAGGAGGCGATCTTGGAAGGGCGGGAAGAACGCATTAAGGTCGTCGTGGCCGGCACGGGCCAGAAGCTGATCGCCGGGACCTTGTCGGACACTCTCACGAAAGAGCAGGTCGAGCGGATTCTCGTGGAGGGTTTTTTCCCCCTCGTCAAGGAAGGACGCGAACAAGAGGATCACAGAAAGGGGATCACCGAGTTCGGGCTTCCATACGCCAAGGAGCCGGCCATAACGGTCCATCTGTGGAGGTTCCTATTAAAGCACACCGCTGAATTCAAAGACACCATCGGCAGGTCCGAACCCTACCCCGACCTGATTATGTTCAATGGAGGCGTGTTCCGGTCCGCCGTGCTGCGTGACCGAGTAATGGAAGCGGTTCGAAGCTGGTTCCGGGAAACGGCGGACCCGGAATGGGATTTTCGGACGCTGCCCAATCCCAACCCGGATCTGGCCGTAGCCCTGGGCGCCTCCTACTATGGAATGGTCCGGCGGGGAAGGGGGGTGCGTGTAGGCAGCGGAAGCCCTCGCGCCTATTTTCTGGGCCTGGATTCGGAAGCCGGAGATCATCCGTTTCCGCGGCGGGACACGAAGGCCCTGTGCATCTTGGAACGGGGTGTGGACGAGGGCAAACAGTTTGTTATCACGCAGCACGAATTTCAGGTCTTGGCCAACCAGCCGGTGCGTTTCGACTTGTTCAGCTCGACGGCCCGGTCCGGAGATCGGCTCGGCGATCTGGTCGAGGTGTCGCCCGACGACCTGACACAACTCCCGCCGCTGCATACGGTCATACGCTTCGGGAAAAAGGCGGGAGAAACCGCGGTTCCCGTGCTGGTGGAAGTGACGTACACGGAGATCGGGACACTGGAGTTGAGATGCCGCACAGCGTCCGGCTCGAACAGTTGGCGCCTCCAATTCGATCTGCGGGGCGTCCCGAAGGACCAGACCGTTGACGCCGGGGAAACGCTGGACGAAGCCCGCATCGAAAAAGCGGTTTCCCTTATTTCTGATGCGTTCGGACAAAGCAGTTCCGGGAGCGCGAATCCGGAGAAGCTGGTGCGTGAATTAGAGGAGGCCATCGAACTGGAGAAGGAGTCCATTCCAGGTCCGGCCTTGAGGCGCTTGGGAGATGCGATTCTCAAGATCGATGACGGTCGAGGTCCGAGCCCATTGCATGAAGCGCGCTGGCTGAACCTGTTGGGTTTTTGTATTCGGCCGGGATTCGGGGATCCCCTGGATGAATGGCGGATCGGGCGAGTGTGGAAACTGTTCGGACGAGGCCTGCGATTCCCCAAGGACGCCCAGTGCAGGGTGGAGTGGTGGATACTGTGGCGCAGGGCTTCGGGCGGTTTGAGCGCCGGCCAACAGAAGTATTTGTATCAGCAGTTGTCTCCCCATCTACTGGTTGGAACGAAGAAGCCCAAAGAGAAGATCCGATTGAACCCTCAGGAACTGCTGGAAATGTGGCGCACTGCCGCCAATCTGGAACGGCTGCCGGCCGATATCAGAGGAGAGCTTGGAGGGAGCTTGCTGGCGGGACTCACCCCAAAGAAAAATAGCCCGCACGATTGGTGGGTCCTCTCGAGGCTGGGCGCGAGGATTCCGTTCTATGGCCCCTTGGATCGCGTGGTTTCCAAAGAGGAGGTTTCCGACTGGGTTGCATGGATGATCGGGCAGACCTGGAGAAATCCGGATCCCGTGGCGCGCGCCGTATGTCGGTTGGCCCGCCTGGTGGGCGACCGGGAAAGGGATTTGCCCGAAAAGGTGTTGGACTCAGCCCGGGCCTGGATGAATCGGGAGCAGATCAATCACAGATACATACATCCACTCGAGGAGATCGTCTCCCCGGACGCGGAAGAGGATTCGCTGGTGTTCGGCGAGTCGTTACCGTCCGGGATTCAACTGCGGGGCGTCTGA
- a CDS encoding Hsp70 family protein: MTHPRYIVGIDLGTTNSVLAYTQAPDSDSQEPDISLFPLPQVVDAGRVEERMLLPSFLFLPGPHDVKESDLNLPWGKNSRAVGEFARERGAEIPSRLVSSAKSWLCNSGVDRSKPILPWEDSADVEKVSPVEASAAYLDHIRQAWNHSMAKDDPSRRLEHQEILLTVPASFDAVARELTVKAAEIAGLGAITLLEEPQAAFYAWIEGMHDTWRKAVKAGDTILVCDVGGGTTDFSLIRVGEDQGDLTLDRVAVGDHILVGGENMDLALAYALRRKFKDQGHNLDSWQMRILWHKARDAKEKLLLGADMDRVPVSIPGRGTGLIAGTLRSELSRTEIESILLDGFFPRCQASDRPAASRRAGIREFGLPYAEDPAITRYLAKFLAGAGDAQAGEELVIPTAVLFNGGVMKGDPLRRQLLEVLDSWAHTGARARIRELESRDLESAVARGAAYYGLARQGRGIRIRGGTGRSYYIGIESLMPAVPGVPSPLKALCVVPFGMEEGAEAVIPERQFGLVVGEQVEFHFLGSTLRKEDRCGDVVETWEDEIQEITTIETRLDSEGEEGSVVPVMLEVRVTEVGTLELWCVNTERNQRWKLEFNVREQ; this comes from the coding sequence ATGACTCATCCACGATACATAGTGGGGATCGATCTTGGCACCACCAATTCGGTGTTGGCCTATACACAGGCGCCGGATTCCGACTCCCAAGAACCCGACATATCCTTGTTCCCGTTGCCGCAGGTTGTCGATGCCGGCCGCGTGGAAGAACGCATGCTGCTGCCGTCGTTTCTGTTTTTACCGGGGCCTCATGATGTAAAGGAAAGCGACCTGAATTTGCCTTGGGGCAAGAACTCGCGCGCAGTCGGCGAATTCGCTCGAGAAAGGGGAGCCGAGATTCCTTCTCGGCTGGTATCCTCGGCCAAATCATGGTTGTGCAACAGCGGCGTGGATCGGAGCAAACCGATTCTTCCCTGGGAAGATTCTGCGGACGTGGAAAAAGTATCCCCCGTGGAGGCCTCGGCCGCGTATCTCGATCACATCAGACAAGCCTGGAACCATTCCATGGCGAAAGACGATCCGTCCCGCCGTCTCGAACACCAGGAAATACTCCTGACCGTGCCGGCCTCGTTTGATGCGGTCGCCAGGGAACTCACCGTGAAAGCCGCGGAAATCGCGGGTCTGGGGGCAATTACGCTCCTGGAAGAGCCACAGGCCGCGTTTTACGCCTGGATCGAAGGCATGCACGATACGTGGAGAAAAGCGGTCAAGGCGGGTGACACGATCCTGGTCTGCGATGTCGGCGGCGGAACGACCGATTTCAGCTTGATCCGAGTGGGCGAAGACCAGGGAGATCTCACCCTCGATCGGGTGGCGGTTGGGGATCATATTCTTGTGGGCGGCGAAAACATGGATCTGGCGTTGGCCTACGCCCTGCGTCGGAAGTTCAAGGATCAAGGCCATAATCTCGACTCGTGGCAGATGCGTATCCTCTGGCACAAAGCGAGGGACGCAAAAGAGAAGCTGTTACTCGGCGCGGATATGGATAGGGTCCCCGTATCGATTCCGGGTAGAGGGACGGGACTCATCGCCGGAACCTTGCGGAGCGAGCTCAGCCGAACCGAAATCGAGTCCATCTTACTGGACGGGTTCTTCCCACGGTGCCAGGCCTCGGATCGGCCCGCCGCTTCCCGTCGTGCGGGCATAAGAGAATTCGGACTTCCCTATGCCGAGGACCCGGCCATTACCCGATACCTCGCCAAGTTCCTGGCCGGCGCTGGAGACGCTCAGGCCGGCGAAGAGCTGGTTATCCCCACGGCCGTTCTCTTCAATGGGGGAGTCATGAAAGGAGACCCTCTGCGGCGACAACTGCTGGAGGTCCTCGATTCATGGGCGCACACCGGGGCACGGGCTCGGATCCGTGAGCTGGAAAGCCGGGACCTGGAGTCCGCCGTGGCTCGTGGCGCCGCCTATTACGGCCTGGCTCGTCAGGGAAGAGGGATTCGCATTCGTGGAGGAACCGGACGTTCTTACTATATAGGGATCGAAAGCTTGATGCCGGCGGTTCCGGGAGTGCCTTCCCCCTTGAAAGCCCTATGCGTGGTTCCCTTTGGTATGGAAGAAGGCGCCGAGGCGGTTATTCCGGAGCGGCAATTCGGTCTGGTGGTAGGGGAACAGGTCGAGTTCCATTTTCTTGGATCCACCCTCCGGAAAGAAGACCGGTGTGGTGACGTCGTCGAGACCTGGGAAGATGAAATCCAGGAGATCACCACGATCGAGACCCGGCTCGATTCCGAAGGCGAGGAGGGATCGGTGGTGCCCGTGATGCTCGAGGTCCGGGTTACCGAGGTGGGAACGCTGGAACTCTGGTGCGTCAATACCGAGCGGAATCAAAGGTGGAAGCTCGAGTTCAACGTGCGGGAACAGTGA
- a CDS encoding DUF2760 domain-containing protein yields MQLRGSLSLRTFLVLLVVLGLIGVGAYVGCRYVILEALGRVELLRSAQDTTVLASELDKTKETLLMANSYLIWAVAAGFSLLTLSLWAILTISFSGPARRTMASGTPVRKTELKPKPAKETVSKPEPSKPDTALVFLSLLQKEGRFVDFLGEDLDGYADEQIGAAVRSVHQGCKKVVAGHLKLAPVWNAEEGSKVNVPEGFDPASIKLTGNVSGNPTFTGILRHPGWRADKVSWPELSADYDVNIIAPAEVEVL; encoded by the coding sequence ATGCAACTTAGAGGAAGCCTCTCTCTGCGAACGTTTTTGGTGCTGCTGGTTGTATTGGGGTTGATCGGAGTGGGAGCGTACGTTGGATGCCGTTATGTAATCCTGGAAGCCCTTGGCCGAGTCGAACTTTTAAGATCAGCGCAAGATACGACCGTCCTGGCGTCGGAACTGGACAAAACGAAAGAGACGTTGCTCATGGCGAACAGCTATCTGATTTGGGCTGTCGCGGCGGGCTTTTCGTTGCTGACCCTGTCGTTGTGGGCGATCTTGACCATCTCGTTTTCAGGGCCGGCAAGAAGAACCATGGCTTCCGGAACTCCGGTACGGAAGACCGAACTGAAACCGAAACCGGCGAAAGAAACCGTTTCAAAGCCGGAACCGTCTAAACCGGATACGGCTCTGGTGTTTCTATCTTTGTTGCAGAAGGAAGGCCGCTTTGTGGACTTCCTCGGGGAAGACTTGGACGGCTACGCGGACGAGCAGATCGGTGCGGCGGTCCGGAGCGTCCATCAAGGGTGCAAAAAGGTGGTAGCCGGGCATTTGAAGCTGGCGCCCGTATGGAACGCTGAGGAAGGATCCAAGGTGAACGTGCCGGAGGGGTTCGACCCGGCGTCCATCAAACTGACGGGCAATGTAAGCGGCAATCCAACTTTTACCGGGATCTTGCGTCATCCGGGTTGGCGGGCGGACAAGGTCTCATGGCCTGAACTTTCGGCTGATTATGATGTGAATATTATCGCACCCGCCGAGGTGGAAGTATTATGA
- a CDS encoding ketoacyl-ACP synthase III encodes MSAHATIVGTGSSVPKRILSNKQLESLVDTSDEWITRRTGIKERRISAPDGTETSSELATQASLNALEMAGVSPLELDMIAVGTVTPDRQFPSAACMVQEALSADNAASFDVSAGCSGFLFALSMVDNAIRTGSCRNALVAGVERLSTILDWQDRSTCVLLGDGAGAVVVSATTNSDGILSTHLKSNGKLWSLLYSTYRDSNPPEIVKGIDVKPFILKMEGNRLFKKAVACLTDISREALERNGLTTRDIRLVIPHQANLRIIQAVADNLEIPMDSVLTNVDKYGNTSSASIPIALDEANRKGLIHKGDILLLVSFGAGLTWGAAIIKWSTGK; translated from the coding sequence ATGTCGGCCCATGCAACAATCGTAGGAACCGGCTCTTCAGTACCCAAAAGGATACTCTCAAACAAACAGCTTGAATCCCTTGTGGATACGTCGGATGAATGGATCACGCGGCGCACAGGCATCAAAGAACGGCGCATTTCAGCTCCTGACGGGACTGAGACATCATCGGAACTGGCCACTCAAGCCTCATTGAACGCCCTCGAAATGGCGGGGGTTTCCCCGCTTGAATTGGACATGATCGCCGTTGGAACGGTGACTCCCGATCGCCAGTTCCCCTCCGCGGCATGCATGGTTCAGGAAGCCTTAAGCGCAGACAACGCGGCTTCATTTGACGTTTCAGCCGGCTGCTCGGGGTTCCTTTTCGCATTGAGCATGGTGGATAACGCCATCCGAACAGGCTCTTGTCGCAACGCTCTGGTTGCCGGCGTCGAGCGGCTATCGACCATACTGGACTGGCAGGACCGGTCAACCTGTGTGCTCCTGGGCGACGGCGCCGGAGCCGTTGTAGTGTCCGCCACGACCAACAGCGACGGTATCCTTTCCACCCATCTCAAATCCAACGGCAAATTGTGGAGCCTTTTGTATTCGACATACAGGGACTCCAATCCGCCTGAAATCGTGAAGGGTATCGACGTTAAGCCGTTCATCCTGAAAATGGAGGGGAATCGTCTATTCAAAAAAGCGGTCGCTTGCCTGACCGACATTTCGAGAGAGGCGCTCGAGCGTAACGGGTTGACGACACGGGACATTCGGCTTGTAATCCCTCATCAGGCCAACCTCCGAATCATTCAGGCCGTCGCTGACAACCTGGAAATTCCAATGGACAGCGTGTTAACGAATGTGGACAAGTATGGAAACACGTCATCCGCTTCCATACCCATCGCTTTGGACGAAGCCAATCGAAAAGGCCTCATCCATAAGGGCGATATTTTGCTCCTCGTTAGTTTCGGGGCCGGCCTGACGTGGGGCGCCGCCATAATAAAGTGGTCCACGGGAAAGTAG